From Prosthecobacter dejongeii, the proteins below share one genomic window:
- a CDS encoding kelch repeat-containing protein, whose protein sequence is MPRFDGCLNGLLKTSILMWFSAVSSLSAGEFDTISNLASGRSGCTATLMTNGEVLIAGGLGIGDLALASTESCDMRTGRVAESTPLAAARSGHTALLLRSGRVLVTGGTGTGGVMSSCEIFDPKTRVWSTAAAMGQARSGHTATMLSDGRVMVAGGLGNGTALASVEIYNPAANQWTAADDLGTARQGHTASLLQDGRVLVLGGQGTGGQTLAVAEIYDVTANQWDGALSMATARHHHTATRLVDGRVLVAAGQGSGPLTSVEIFQPTSGLWSTADALSTARSHAGAILLVDGRVLVLGGQNAGTPLAASEIFDPETGDWSSAGEDLTQARHSAAALASPQGDVWVVGGQGTSGKVAAVERWRHLAPKWQPATSMPAVRYLSSSVLLTDGNVLISGGSRPGGTYSSVVVYQTGSGQWAATGSLLTARYLHSSTLLHDGRVLVAGGLGSNNIPPVSCEIFDPVAGTWSASGNLGTGSYYHTATLLWDGRLLLAGGTSTGGILSRAALFDPLLGTWQITGSLMLARSNASASLLKDGRVMVSGGISPLGLASASVEIYDPVTGAWSSTGSMVHARSFHTSNLLPDGRVLVTGGNNDESQPEEEAEIYDPGTGRWSVAGSIAMARYLHESVSLPSGEIIILGGLDVNANSISAAEIFDPHTSKWTVTTPMPDSRYYMNVVLLGAGKVLVAGGIGTEGALDSAAIYDPGQSAKLQSRPLVNLAVFDSGDRLVVNGSGFTDRPEAGSGTTQNSAVNHPMVQLKYLTNGYSVFVEADSTSAFSDSLFSSAQVRNVPVGHALLTLYSAGVPSSGKIVYVPEPAVAKLRVQQPAGADFASGGQTNFGLVLVGQESSRTFVITNAGRSDLIFTSGLEGGDASMFSITSSPTSPLSGPGSSTELTIRYRPTGPGPRAATLRISSNDPDRPDFTALLRGTSFSSDANLSGLEVSYGSFTPVFSPAVTAYSLEVPNGISTLKVTPSLAQAAATLKVNGVVVSSGQASPNIPLNVGVTSIQIVVTAEDGVAQKTYGLSVGRSGPVEMVVEEASGSTLVDGGTSDFGPLLTGSALTKIYTVRNLGSDHLTGLQILKEGSQATDFEVLSLPVAPLAGGGTTTFSVRFTASSGGAKTAFLRISSNDVLRNPYDIRVTGHSLAFNVDGDSDGLSDAAEFQMASLGFDWQVAQASRVQTYFSTASGAGLYNSAQIETLHVGKPLLRRDPQTGHFTLTVGLRRSTNLTSFTSFPLTAPQVTINAQGKLEFRFNPAGPVEFFKVDAE, encoded by the coding sequence ATGCCTCGATTTGACGGGTGCCTGAACGGTTTGCTCAAGACTTCCATTTTGATGTGGTTCTCGGCTGTATCTTCGCTTTCAGCAGGGGAATTTGACACTATATCCAACCTGGCTTCTGGTCGCAGTGGCTGTACCGCGACCCTGATGACAAACGGGGAGGTTCTGATCGCCGGAGGACTAGGAATCGGAGATCTGGCCCTGGCCTCGACGGAAAGCTGTGACATGCGCACGGGCAGGGTGGCGGAGTCCACTCCCCTCGCGGCGGCGCGTAGCGGTCATACAGCTCTGCTCCTTCGTTCAGGACGCGTTCTTGTAACTGGCGGGACTGGAACAGGCGGGGTCATGTCTTCTTGTGAAATATTTGATCCGAAGACCCGGGTTTGGTCCACCGCTGCGGCCATGGGACAGGCGCGCAGCGGACATACCGCAACCATGCTGTCTGATGGACGGGTGATGGTCGCTGGGGGGCTGGGAAACGGAACTGCTCTTGCGTCTGTGGAGATCTATAACCCTGCCGCAAACCAATGGACCGCGGCTGATGACCTGGGAACGGCGAGGCAAGGACATACGGCTTCTCTGTTGCAGGATGGTCGTGTGTTGGTACTCGGGGGGCAGGGGACCGGAGGACAAACCCTGGCTGTGGCTGAAATCTACGACGTAACAGCTAACCAATGGGATGGAGCTCTTTCCATGGCAACGGCCCGTCATCACCACACTGCTACACGTTTGGTGGATGGTCGGGTGCTCGTGGCTGCGGGGCAGGGCAGCGGACCCTTGACTTCCGTGGAGATTTTTCAGCCAACTTCGGGGCTGTGGAGTACAGCAGATGCACTTTCGACCGCAAGATCCCATGCGGGTGCCATTCTGTTGGTGGATGGTAGGGTGCTTGTGCTCGGTGGCCAAAATGCCGGGACACCGTTGGCAGCTTCTGAGATTTTTGACCCGGAGACAGGCGATTGGTCTTCTGCCGGCGAGGACCTCACCCAGGCGCGTCATTCTGCGGCCGCCCTTGCATCTCCGCAAGGTGACGTGTGGGTGGTGGGTGGTCAGGGAACTTCAGGAAAGGTGGCTGCCGTCGAACGGTGGCGTCATCTGGCTCCCAAGTGGCAGCCTGCGACAAGCATGCCTGCCGTACGTTATCTGTCTTCATCCGTTTTGCTTACCGATGGAAATGTTTTGATAAGCGGGGGCTCCCGCCCAGGAGGCACGTACTCCAGTGTGGTCGTCTATCAAACTGGGAGCGGACAATGGGCCGCCACAGGCAGCCTGCTTACTGCGCGTTATCTGCACAGTAGCACCCTTTTGCATGATGGCCGGGTCCTGGTGGCGGGCGGTCTCGGGTCCAACAATATTCCGCCTGTGAGCTGCGAAATATTTGATCCAGTGGCAGGGACGTGGAGTGCTTCAGGAAATTTGGGCACAGGTAGCTACTACCATACGGCAACGTTGCTATGGGATGGCCGGTTGCTTCTCGCCGGAGGCACCTCCACAGGGGGCATCCTCAGCAGGGCGGCTTTGTTTGATCCTTTGTTGGGCACATGGCAGATCACCGGGAGTTTGATGCTCGCCCGTTCGAACGCCTCTGCCAGTTTGCTCAAAGATGGCCGGGTCATGGTCAGTGGCGGGATCTCTCCGTTGGGACTGGCCAGCGCATCGGTGGAGATTTATGATCCGGTGACGGGAGCCTGGTCTTCAACAGGGAGCATGGTGCATGCGCGCAGCTTCCATACCTCTAATTTGCTGCCGGATGGACGAGTACTGGTCACAGGCGGTAACAATGATGAATCTCAACCGGAGGAGGAAGCTGAAATTTACGATCCCGGTACTGGACGATGGTCCGTTGCTGGCAGCATCGCCATGGCTCGCTATCTCCACGAATCGGTTTCGCTGCCCAGCGGAGAGATCATTATTCTTGGTGGATTGGATGTTAATGCCAATTCAATCTCCGCAGCGGAAATCTTTGATCCTCACACATCAAAGTGGACTGTGACCACCCCCATGCCAGATAGCCGCTACTACATGAATGTCGTATTGTTAGGGGCTGGGAAGGTGCTGGTGGCTGGTGGTATCGGAACCGAAGGCGCTTTGGATTCAGCTGCAATCTATGATCCCGGCCAGTCTGCAAAGCTGCAATCCAGACCCTTGGTCAACTTGGCTGTTTTCGATTCAGGCGACCGACTAGTGGTGAACGGCAGTGGTTTCACAGATCGTCCTGAAGCTGGAAGCGGGACGACACAGAATTCCGCAGTCAATCATCCGATGGTTCAGTTAAAGTATCTAACGAACGGATATTCGGTCTTTGTCGAAGCCGATAGCACTTCGGCCTTTTCCGATTCGCTGTTTTCTTCCGCACAGGTTAGAAATGTCCCGGTGGGGCACGCTTTGCTGACATTGTATTCGGCTGGAGTGCCCAGTTCCGGGAAAATAGTTTATGTACCTGAGCCTGCGGTTGCTAAGCTGCGAGTACAACAGCCTGCAGGTGCTGACTTTGCCAGCGGTGGCCAGACCAATTTCGGCTTGGTCCTGGTGGGGCAGGAGAGCAGCCGCACCTTTGTGATCACCAATGCGGGACGTTCAGATCTCATCTTTACCAGCGGTCTGGAGGGGGGAGATGCCTCCATGTTCAGTATTACGTCTTCTCCGACCTCTCCTTTGTCCGGTCCAGGCAGCAGCACGGAATTGACGATCCGGTATAGACCCACGGGACCCGGGCCACGGGCGGCCACACTGAGGATATCCAGCAATGATCCGGACCGCCCTGACTTTACGGCTCTTCTTCGCGGCACCAGCTTTTCCAGTGATGCGAATCTGTCCGGTCTCGAGGTGAGTTATGGTTCATTCACGCCAGTGTTTTCTCCGGCAGTCACCGCTTACAGCCTGGAGGTTCCTAATGGAATTTCCACCTTGAAGGTGACTCCTTCGCTCGCTCAGGCGGCAGCGACTTTGAAGGTCAATGGGGTGGTAGTAAGTTCAGGGCAGGCCAGTCCGAATATTCCACTGAATGTTGGGGTGACTTCCATTCAGATTGTCGTGACGGCGGAGGACGGTGTGGCCCAAAAAACTTATGGGTTGAGTGTCGGTCGTTCGGGGCCGGTAGAAATGGTTGTTGAAGAAGCTTCGGGGAGTACCTTGGTTGATGGGGGGACAAGCGATTTTGGTCCGTTGCTGACTGGCTCGGCTCTGACGAAAATCTACACCGTCCGCAATCTCGGATCTGATCATCTGACCGGACTGCAAATTCTCAAGGAAGGTTCGCAGGCTACGGATTTTGAGGTGCTGAGCCTCCCGGTGGCTCCGCTTGCAGGTGGTGGCACGACAACTTTTAGTGTTCGATTCACCGCCTCATCCGGTGGAGCCAAAACTGCGTTTCTTCGGATCAGCAGCAACGATGTGCTGCGCAATCCTTATGACATCCGTGTCACCGGTCATTCTCTGGCTTTCAATGTGGATGGAGACAGTGATGGTCTGAGTGACGCAGCTGAGTTTCAGATGGCGTCTCTGGGCTTTGACTGGCAGGTGGCGCAGGCAAGCCGAGTACAGACCTATTTTTCCACAGCCTCTGGTGCCGGTCTCTACAATTCAGCACAGATTGAGACCCTCCATGTTGGCAAGCCTCTGCTCAGGCGTGATCCTCAAACGGGACACTTTACTTTGACCGTGGGGCTGCGTCGTTCTACGAATTTGACGTCTTTTACCTCATTTCCACTCACTGCACCCCAGGTGACTATCAACGCTCAGGGGAAACTGGAGTTCCGGTTCAATCCTGCGGGACCGGTGGAGTTTTTCAAAGTGGATGCCGAGTGA
- a CDS encoding response regulator — MKYKIYILDDHPIVIEGLKKILENQEDLQIIGSSEDANTALLQIPKLKPDVIILDITLKDRSGVDLVKKLKQSHPEIHVLVYSMHDENVYAERCLRAGAMGYIMKGESAVRVLQAVRQVLGGGFFFSANLLGSIVSGGGPRSGSRGEPGRMLSDRQLEVFEMVGRGFDSHEIAEKLQLSAKTVDAHKANIRQKLGLASARELLMEAVRWVEK, encoded by the coding sequence GTGAAATACAAAATCTACATCCTCGATGATCATCCGATCGTGATCGAAGGTCTGAAGAAAATCCTCGAAAATCAAGAAGACCTCCAGATCATTGGCAGTTCTGAAGATGCCAATACGGCTCTGCTCCAAATCCCCAAGCTGAAGCCTGATGTTATCATCTTGGACATCACCCTGAAAGACCGCAGCGGTGTGGATCTTGTTAAAAAACTTAAGCAGAGCCATCCAGAAATTCATGTCCTGGTTTACTCCATGCATGATGAAAACGTGTATGCCGAACGCTGCCTCCGTGCCGGCGCGATGGGCTACATCATGAAGGGAGAAAGCGCAGTCCGTGTGCTCCAGGCCGTTCGCCAGGTGCTCGGGGGTGGTTTCTTCTTCAGTGCCAATCTTCTTGGCAGCATCGTTTCCGGTGGCGGTCCCCGCTCCGGCTCCCGTGGTGAACCAGGACGCATGCTGAGCGACCGCCAGCTTGAAGTCTTCGAAATGGTGGGCCGTGGCTTTGACTCTCACGAAATCGCCGAGAAGCTTCAACTGAGTGCCAAAACCGTGGACGCTCACAAAGCTAACATCCGCCAGAAACTGGGTCTTGCCTCCGCACGCGAACTGCTCATGGAAGCTGTCCGCTGGGTGGAAAAATAG
- a CDS encoding PAS domain S-box protein, which produces MSLNPQQNYILRDPHDRVEGVFAAKGELSEMDLEERNLVHKIERRNGYSARSALLDSQDSEPLCNAWIDGIEDRVAYIYDFESQQLIENGERLAGLYGYASEEIQSLPEGWDSLVHPDDLERVRLGRETLTRGQAETVTVQMRVACRDGRWEWIQHDWRALRRNSQGEMTRAIGFVQVITPLALSTQALRNEASLNALCRTLVEEWVDGIFLVDEQWRILFANQGALDTLGYTQAELHGRSIKHVVQMDLGKKKEPTLPKTCQKVTIRGSHLQKDGGKHKVEVVLRRLPGERVLVTTRDIREQLAAEEFTRRQAAYYRGLFENNPSGVAVFDTTLQITKVNSALRYMLGYTDKQLIQMRIPDLLDGQNRPEEDFWKQVVEANSKPRREIEITLKRREGKSLYAHAAVTFLPDTAHESGQGIIIFTDISARRQAEQELKRQSQLNDTLVRESAAMIGLVDLQGHIQKVNPAVEKISGYSAKELVGKTIWESGLVDTEELPRARERLKKLIEGAPRVTAISRARTKSGDLRIIQVHNTATRNADQQIEGFIITAIDITEQQRLQHHLMEAIEQEQARIGHDLHDGVGQLLTGIGALVEMLQLRLKGTEESEAARIHELVRQAIQQVRQLSRNMSPTAIQHRDLAASLELLADTVRTSFRRECTFITEMEVKVTDSSISSHLFRIAQESINNAIRHGNPTHIEISLRQEGPTQAVMEIYNDGRAFDCRPGFEGIGLRVMHYRASLIHADFSVNCPPEGGVRITCKFPLPSEEGSPQATTKPNQKQKYKP; this is translated from the coding sequence GTGAGTCTAAACCCCCAGCAAAACTATATTCTCCGAGATCCTCATGATCGCGTAGAGGGGGTGTTTGCAGCCAAAGGAGAGCTGAGTGAGATGGATCTTGAGGAAAGAAACCTCGTTCACAAAATCGAACGACGTAACGGTTACTCAGCCAGATCAGCCCTCCTCGACAGCCAGGATTCAGAGCCTCTTTGCAACGCCTGGATTGATGGCATCGAAGATCGAGTGGCTTACATTTATGACTTCGAAAGCCAGCAGTTGATCGAGAATGGTGAACGTCTGGCAGGGCTTTACGGATACGCCTCCGAAGAAATTCAGTCTCTGCCCGAAGGCTGGGATTCACTTGTGCATCCAGACGATTTGGAACGGGTACGCCTAGGGCGCGAAACACTGACACGCGGCCAAGCAGAGACCGTCACCGTCCAGATGAGGGTGGCCTGTAGGGATGGTCGCTGGGAGTGGATTCAGCATGATTGGAGGGCCCTGCGAAGAAACTCCCAAGGGGAGATGACGAGGGCCATCGGTTTTGTGCAAGTGATCACACCACTCGCACTTTCCACCCAGGCCCTGCGAAATGAAGCATCCCTCAATGCACTTTGTCGCACGTTGGTGGAGGAATGGGTGGACGGAATCTTTCTGGTGGATGAGCAGTGGCGCATCCTCTTTGCCAACCAAGGTGCTTTAGATACTTTAGGTTACACACAGGCAGAATTGCACGGTCGTTCCATCAAGCACGTGGTGCAGATGGATTTAGGAAAGAAAAAGGAACCCACTCTTCCGAAAACCTGCCAGAAGGTGACCATCCGCGGGTCTCACCTGCAAAAAGACGGTGGCAAACATAAGGTGGAGGTGGTGCTACGAAGGCTACCGGGAGAAAGAGTTCTCGTCACCACACGTGATATTCGGGAACAACTCGCCGCCGAAGAATTCACCCGCCGGCAGGCCGCTTACTACCGCGGCTTATTCGAAAACAACCCTTCAGGAGTAGCCGTTTTCGATACGACTTTGCAAATCACGAAAGTGAACTCCGCGCTGCGATACATGTTGGGCTACACGGATAAGCAGCTCATACAAATGCGCATTCCAGATTTACTGGATGGGCAAAACAGACCGGAAGAAGATTTTTGGAAACAGGTGGTGGAGGCCAACTCCAAACCTAGGCGAGAGATAGAGATCACGCTCAAGCGCCGCGAGGGAAAAAGTCTCTACGCACACGCAGCCGTCACGTTCCTACCAGATACCGCCCATGAAAGTGGCCAGGGCATCATCATCTTCACCGATATCAGTGCGAGGCGTCAGGCAGAGCAAGAGCTAAAAAGACAATCGCAACTCAATGATACGTTAGTTCGAGAATCTGCCGCGATGATCGGCCTGGTTGATCTCCAAGGCCACATTCAAAAGGTCAATCCAGCGGTGGAGAAAATCTCCGGCTATTCTGCCAAGGAACTCGTAGGAAAGACCATCTGGGAAAGCGGTCTGGTAGATACGGAGGAGCTACCTCGCGCACGTGAACGATTAAAAAAACTAATCGAAGGAGCCCCCCGCGTGACGGCCATCTCACGTGCAAGAACTAAGTCGGGTGACCTTCGCATCATCCAGGTCCATAACACGGCCACGCGCAATGCTGACCAGCAAATCGAAGGCTTCATCATCACGGCGATTGACATCACCGAGCAACAGCGACTGCAACATCACCTCATGGAGGCCATTGAGCAGGAGCAAGCCCGCATCGGCCATGATCTTCATGATGGCGTGGGCCAGTTGCTGACCGGTATTGGTGCCCTGGTAGAGATGCTCCAACTACGTCTAAAAGGCACTGAGGAATCTGAAGCAGCCCGCATTCATGAGCTTGTGCGGCAGGCAATCCAACAAGTGCGGCAACTTTCCCGCAACATGTCCCCAACCGCGATCCAACATCGTGACTTGGCTGCATCTCTGGAGTTGTTAGCAGATACTGTCAGGACCAGTTTTAGACGGGAGTGTACCTTCATCACGGAGATGGAGGTTAAAGTGACGGATTCCAGCATCAGCAGTCACCTCTTCCGCATCGCCCAAGAATCCATCAACAACGCCATTCGGCATGGCAACCCGACTCACATCGAGATCAGCCTCCGTCAAGAAGGCCCGACCCAAGCGGTGATGGAAATTTACAACGATGGCCGCGCTTTTGATTGCCGCCCAGGCTTTGAAGGCATCGGCCTCCGTGTCATGCATTACCGCGCCAGCCTGATCCATGCTGACTTTTCTGTGAACTGCCCTCCTGAAGGAGGCGTCAGAATCACCTGCAAATTTCCCCTACCTTCCGAGGAGGGGTCACCCCAAGCGACGACAAAACCAAACCAAAAGCAAAAATACAAACCGTGA
- a CDS encoding GxxExxY protein, with product MDVQDLPHIVIRACMQVHATLGPGLTREAYEECLAVELRTLEIPYERGKPLNFIYRGQQILAAASLDFVIEEALMVRVLACEEMPEMERRGMETWLKLSGLKTGLIVNFQVPVLRKGIHRISLKRRENPGTNDSQK from the coding sequence ATGGACGTTCAAGACCTTCCGCACATCGTCATTCGTGCCTGCATGCAAGTACATGCTACACTGGGCCCGGGACTGACACGTGAAGCCTACGAGGAGTGTTTGGCGGTCGAGTTACGAACTCTGGAGATTCCCTATGAGCGCGGTAAACCTCTGAATTTCATCTATCGTGGTCAGCAGATCCTTGCGGCGGCGAGCTTAGATTTCGTTATCGAGGAGGCACTCATGGTAAGAGTGCTGGCGTGTGAGGAAATGCCTGAAATGGAACGAAGGGGCATGGAAACTTGGCTAAAACTCAGTGGATTGAAGACTGGTTTGATTGTAAATTTTCAAGTGCCTGTTTTAAGGAAAGGCATTCATCGCATTTCCCTCAAAAGACGAGAGAATCCTGGAACCAACGATTCTCAAAAATGA
- the dhaL gene encoding dihydroxyacetone kinase subunit DhaL has product MPKNSLSKDEVKSMLLLACERIIAAEPELSEADRNLGDGDHGLGMERGMKAATEKLNSGEVESVEKAFSSVGMAMMSSMGGASGAIFGTFFRHGGKALNGQETLDAAGLAAFLQAGVEGVKQRGGAAVGDKTVVDAMQPAADKASQVMNQTLSDAIVAIHEASLAGLEASKSMIAKFGRAKTLGEACLGFPDAGALSVTVILEAMKDYISQ; this is encoded by the coding sequence ATGCCAAAAAACAGCCTCTCTAAAGACGAAGTCAAATCCATGCTTTTGCTAGCCTGCGAGCGCATCATCGCTGCTGAGCCGGAGCTTTCTGAGGCAGATCGTAACCTGGGCGATGGTGATCATGGACTGGGGATGGAACGCGGGATGAAGGCAGCGACTGAGAAATTGAATAGCGGTGAAGTCGAGTCGGTCGAAAAAGCATTTTCATCTGTCGGGATGGCGATGATGAGCAGCATGGGAGGAGCTTCCGGAGCGATTTTCGGCACCTTCTTTCGCCATGGAGGCAAAGCTTTGAATGGGCAAGAAACTTTGGATGCGGCAGGACTTGCGGCATTTTTGCAAGCTGGTGTCGAGGGGGTAAAGCAGCGTGGAGGTGCTGCGGTGGGAGATAAAACAGTGGTGGATGCAATGCAGCCGGCGGCAGATAAGGCAAGCCAAGTAATGAACCAAACCTTGAGCGATGCGATCGTGGCTATTCACGAGGCCTCTCTAGCTGGACTGGAGGCGAGCAAAAGCATGATCGCTAAATTTGGTCGTGCCAAAACCTTAGGAGAGGCCTGTCTCGGTTTTCCTGATGCGGGTGCCCTTTCAGTAACCGTCATCCTCGAGGCGATGAAGGACTACATCTCTCAGTGA
- a CDS encoding peptidase MA family metallohydrolase: MRCRILCLIAASCSLLLPSLAQELDLDRLFEDRNLAPVAQLLAKGDYELCGRICEAAIQRGMKAPEWRLMRIRALMRQGQEETARDEVELAVNTFPENLELLMLQHENAILLGRKDIANKALTAVNAAAKTKRPQDRTAQDWVSLGQAALALGADAKKVIEQYFTVAQKKEPKLEAAYLAEGHLALTKDDDARAADVFRAGLKAHGETALLRTGLALAFASSDREKQMENIARALELNPLQAEAHLAQAEMLIGAEKFMDAEAAIQKVLDVRENCPEAWALRAAVARLSAAGEGKVIAARQRGLQRWAQNPEVDHILGRVISRAYRFAEGQAHQRQALAFAPTFLPAKVQLCHDLLRLGEEDEAWKLAAEIRDHDGYNIQAHNIGLLEAQMKGYVTQSYDDFILKMPKRDWPIYGERALTLLRDAKSVLAAKYGLELKRPVMVEFFGAQQDFAIRTFGSLGGQGLLGVCFGTVITMNSPGGLAHGRNNWEATLWHEFCHVVTLTLTRNKMPRWLSEGISVHEETLKNPAWGMNMNAEFRQMILDEEAITPIGELTSAFLNAQDEDHLMFAYFQSSRVVAWLLERFGQDSIQRILKDLAEGKRINEALAAHTEELGKLEKEFEKYFKEQAQKQFGSLADWQKPKPEEVNLQDLDSLKIYRQSHPNHLLATQSYVQMMREQEKWEEVILAADQLIRLVPEDTSVKSGYQIKADALNKLGRKDEEIQILRYIAEHESSAMPVFLRLIEEDRSQKNWTSLRTQAQRAIALNPFLKTPQQALAEAAEAEGRTEEAIESYRRVLILAPETAAQTHFHLAQLHKSRDKFQAKKHLLDAISLAPRFREGHEMLRNWPP, encoded by the coding sequence ATGCGCTGCCGAATTCTCTGCCTGATCGCCGCCAGTTGTTCGCTGTTGTTGCCGTCATTGGCACAGGAGCTGGATCTTGACCGCTTGTTTGAAGATCGGAATTTAGCTCCCGTGGCCCAATTACTGGCCAAAGGAGATTACGAGTTGTGCGGACGCATTTGCGAAGCTGCTATCCAACGCGGGATGAAAGCCCCTGAATGGAGACTCATGCGAATACGGGCCCTCATGCGTCAAGGTCAGGAAGAGACCGCTCGAGATGAAGTTGAGTTAGCGGTAAATACCTTCCCCGAAAATTTAGAGCTCCTCATGCTTCAGCATGAAAATGCCATATTATTAGGCCGCAAGGACATAGCAAATAAGGCTTTAACGGCGGTCAATGCAGCCGCCAAGACTAAACGTCCCCAAGATCGAACCGCCCAAGATTGGGTATCTTTAGGCCAAGCGGCGTTAGCATTGGGAGCCGATGCCAAAAAAGTCATTGAACAGTATTTCACGGTCGCACAAAAAAAGGAGCCTAAACTTGAAGCAGCCTATCTAGCCGAAGGCCATCTAGCCCTAACTAAAGACGATGATGCCCGTGCCGCGGATGTCTTTCGCGCCGGACTCAAAGCCCATGGTGAAACCGCCCTCCTCCGTACAGGGCTTGCTCTGGCTTTTGCCAGCAGCGATCGTGAAAAGCAGATGGAAAACATTGCCCGTGCGCTGGAGCTGAATCCTCTTCAAGCGGAAGCCCACCTAGCACAGGCAGAGATGCTCATTGGCGCAGAGAAATTCATGGATGCTGAGGCAGCGATCCAGAAAGTGCTAGATGTTCGTGAAAACTGTCCAGAAGCCTGGGCGCTACGCGCTGCGGTGGCTCGTCTCAGTGCTGCGGGGGAGGGCAAAGTCATCGCTGCGCGTCAGCGAGGCCTGCAACGCTGGGCACAAAACCCAGAGGTAGATCATATCCTTGGTCGGGTGATTTCGCGCGCTTATCGCTTTGCTGAAGGGCAGGCCCATCAGCGACAGGCGCTCGCCTTTGCCCCGACCTTTCTTCCGGCAAAAGTGCAGCTCTGCCATGACCTTTTGCGTCTAGGAGAAGAAGATGAAGCCTGGAAACTGGCGGCTGAAATTCGTGACCATGATGGCTACAACATCCAGGCCCACAACATCGGTCTTTTAGAAGCGCAGATGAAGGGGTATGTCACGCAGAGCTATGATGACTTCATTCTCAAAATGCCGAAGCGAGACTGGCCCATCTATGGCGAGCGAGCCCTCACTCTCTTGCGTGATGCCAAATCAGTCTTAGCTGCTAAGTATGGACTCGAACTCAAGCGACCAGTCATGGTGGAATTTTTCGGAGCCCAGCAAGACTTCGCCATTCGCACCTTCGGCAGTCTGGGCGGCCAGGGCCTCCTAGGTGTCTGTTTCGGCACCGTCATCACCATGAATAGCCCTGGCGGTTTGGCCCATGGGCGAAACAACTGGGAGGCCACCTTGTGGCATGAATTTTGTCATGTTGTCACCCTGACGCTGACTCGCAACAAAATGCCTCGCTGGCTTAGTGAAGGCATCAGTGTGCATGAAGAAACTCTAAAAAATCCTGCCTGGGGTATGAACATGAACGCAGAGTTCCGCCAGATGATTTTGGACGAAGAAGCGATCACTCCCATCGGTGAACTGACCAGTGCTTTTTTAAATGCTCAGGATGAAGATCACCTGATGTTCGCTTACTTTCAGTCCAGTCGTGTCGTCGCCTGGCTTTTAGAACGTTTCGGGCAGGATTCCATCCAGCGTATTCTCAAAGACCTAGCTGAGGGCAAACGTATCAATGAAGCTTTGGCCGCCCACACTGAAGAATTAGGTAAACTCGAAAAGGAGTTTGAAAAATACTTCAAAGAACAAGCACAAAAGCAGTTTGGATCTCTCGCGGATTGGCAAAAGCCCAAACCTGAAGAGGTCAATCTCCAAGATCTAGACTCCCTCAAAATCTATCGCCAAAGTCATCCCAATCATTTGTTAGCCACTCAAAGTTATGTGCAGATGATGCGCGAACAGGAAAAATGGGAAGAGGTCATTCTGGCAGCAGATCAACTCATTCGCCTCGTTCCGGAGGACACTAGTGTGAAGAGTGGCTACCAAATCAAAGCAGACGCCTTGAACAAATTGGGGCGTAAAGATGAGGAGATTCAAATTCTCCGCTACATCGCTGAGCATGAGAGCAGTGCCATGCCTGTTTTTCTGCGCTTGATTGAAGAAGATCGTTCGCAAAAAAATTGGACTTCTCTGCGCACGCAAGCTCAACGGGCCATTGCCCTTAATCCCTTTCTAAAGACTCCTCAGCAAGCACTTGCAGAAGCAGCCGAAGCCGAGGGACGCACTGAGGAGGCCATTGAAAGCTATCGTCGAGTTTTAATTCTCGCGCCTGAGACAGCCGCCCAAACTCATTTCCACCTAGCCCAGTTGCACAAAAGCCGAGACAAATTCCAGGCCAAAAAACATCTGCTAGATGCCATTTCCTTAGCCCCTCGCTTTCGCGAAGGGCATGAGATGCTTCGTAACTGGCCCCCATAA